One Peribacillus simplex NBRC 15720 = DSM 1321 genomic region harbors:
- a CDS encoding twin-arginine translocase TatA/TatE family subunit encodes MLSNIGIPGLVIVLVIALIIFGPSKLPEIGRAFGRTLSEFKSATKGLVNDSEKEDENENKAALRAVKKEG; translated from the coding sequence ATGCTTTCAAATATAGGAATACCTGGTCTGGTAATCGTCCTAGTGATTGCACTGATTATTTTTGGACCGTCCAAGCTGCCGGAAATAGGCCGTGCATTTGGCCGGACATTATCCGAATTCAAAAGTGCAACCAAAGGATTGGTGAATGATTCAGAAAAAGAGGATGAAAACGAGAATAAAGCCGCTTTAAGAGCTGTTAAAAAAGAGGGATGA
- a CDS encoding alkaline phosphatase D family protein has translation MNNERAMDDLIKNWSELGNNMDRRNFIQGASKLAGLSLGLALAQSMGGIEVNAAPKFSDYPFTLGVASGDPLSDSVVLWTRLAPDPLNGGGMPKEAISVKWEVAKDENFRKIVQQGKEIARPELGHSVHVEVSGLKPDKVYFYRFKSGGEVSQTGKTKTLPPVGSSVSSLSFAFVSCQQFEHGYYTAYKHLAKEDLDIVFHLGDYIYEYGPNEYVSSTGNVRVHSGPEIITLEDYRNRYAQYRSDTHLKAAHAAFPWVVTWDDHEVENNYANVIPEKGQSVEAFIKRRAAAYQAYYEHMPLRKSSLPKGADMRLYRNFTYGDLASFFVLDSRQYRDDQANGDGSTPQTPESLDPKRTLLGPEQEQWLTDNLSKSETKWNVLPQQIFFAQRNYGTPTAPKFSMDSWDGYPAARDRLIDVIKRNNLENLVVLTGDVHASWAANLKADFDDPNSKIFGVEFVGTSITSGGNGADKRADTDKILSQNPHIKFFNDYRGYVRCKVTPEQWKADYRVVPFVTEPGADISTRASFVFDKDQTGLRKVASAAVTEGVQKTNEVEEDRTRAHNRAHEKQRLNKQGKVTH, from the coding sequence ATGAATAATGAAAGAGCAATGGATGATTTAATTAAGAATTGGAGCGAATTAGGTAATAATATGGACCGCCGAAACTTTATCCAGGGAGCAAGCAAGCTTGCCGGACTTTCATTAGGTCTTGCCCTTGCCCAATCAATGGGCGGGATTGAAGTGAATGCTGCTCCGAAGTTCAGTGATTATCCATTTACTCTCGGTGTAGCTTCAGGTGATCCGCTCTCGGATAGTGTAGTTTTATGGACAAGGTTGGCACCTGATCCTTTGAATGGCGGAGGAATGCCAAAAGAAGCCATTTCCGTTAAATGGGAAGTGGCAAAGGATGAGAATTTCAGAAAGATTGTCCAGCAAGGCAAGGAAATAGCCAGGCCGGAACTTGGCCACTCCGTTCATGTGGAAGTAAGCGGGTTAAAACCTGATAAGGTCTATTTTTACCGATTTAAAAGTGGTGGGGAAGTAAGTCAGACTGGGAAAACGAAAACACTTCCGCCAGTAGGTTCAAGTGTTTCGAGCTTGTCATTCGCGTTTGTTTCATGTCAGCAATTTGAGCATGGTTATTATACGGCCTATAAACATTTGGCAAAAGAAGATCTGGATATTGTCTTTCACCTTGGCGATTATATATATGAATATGGACCAAATGAATATGTTTCATCTACAGGTAATGTCCGTGTACATAGTGGTCCAGAGATCATCACGCTTGAGGATTATCGAAATAGATACGCACAATACCGCTCGGATACCCATTTAAAAGCGGCACATGCAGCTTTCCCATGGGTCGTGACTTGGGATGACCATGAAGTTGAAAACAATTATGCAAATGTCATCCCGGAAAAAGGACAATCGGTAGAAGCATTCATCAAGAGAAGAGCCGCTGCCTATCAGGCTTACTATGAGCATATGCCCCTTCGTAAATCGTCTTTGCCAAAGGGAGCGGATATGCGGTTATACCGAAATTTCACGTATGGCGACCTGGCCTCTTTCTTTGTATTGGATTCACGTCAATACCGCGATGATCAGGCAAACGGAGATGGAAGTACACCGCAAACGCCTGAGTCACTTGATCCGAAGCGGACATTACTAGGTCCAGAGCAGGAACAGTGGCTAACTGACAATCTATCAAAATCAGAAACGAAGTGGAATGTACTTCCTCAGCAAATTTTCTTTGCACAAAGGAATTATGGAACACCAACCGCACCCAAATTCAGCATGGATTCCTGGGATGGTTACCCGGCTGCACGTGATCGTTTGATTGATGTAATCAAAAGAAACAACCTAGAAAATCTGGTCGTGTTGACCGGTGATGTACATGCAAGCTGGGCAGCCAATTTAAAGGCGGATTTCGATGATCCAAATTCCAAGATTTTCGGTGTGGAGTTTGTCGGCACTTCCATCACCTCTGGTGGAAATGGTGCGGATAAGCGTGCGGATACGGATAAAATACTAAGTCAGAATCCACATATAAAGTTCTTTAATGATTACCGGGGATATGTCCGATGCAAAGTAACACCAGAACAATGGAAGGCGGACTACCGTGTAGTCCCATTCGTGACAGAACCAGGTGCGGATATATCGACAAGAGCATCCTTTGTTTTTGATAAGGATCAAACAGGGCTGAGAAAGGTTGCATCAGCAGCGGTTACGGAAGGTGTACAAAAAACGAACGAAGTCGAGGAAGATCGGACACGTGCCCATAATCGCGCACATGAAAAACAAAGATTGAACAAGCAGGGGAAAGTTACTCACTAA